A stretch of Rhododendron vialii isolate Sample 1 chromosome 4a, ASM3025357v1 DNA encodes these proteins:
- the LOC131324566 gene encoding zingipain-2-like, whose amino-acid sequence METVEMENKDFAHPREIIPQPINQGGIGSCSAVATGQCLSATVQMKFGGPHNPARRPSVQELIDKTQEAFPHDCYRAVPGEGGFRGSPPEIYFKYIKQRGVAVEANHPYCGQRTSTPTPPDSPRIRFQDYTVKRRRQPGTDSPDFDIQPIIREQPIVGVLTAYESLGPHREGVYQGAKDEDDAKTAGGHAVVIFGYGTENCQDYYWIQNTWGPEWGDNGIAKVSAHLFIYFVYPDLEGISIQEPREGSA is encoded by the exons ATGGAGACGGTCGAGATGGAGAACAAGGACTTTGCTCATCCCCGAGAAATCATTCCGCAGCCAATAAACCAAGGTGGCATTG GGAGTTGTTCAGCTGTGGCAACTGGTCAATGCTTGAGTGCCACGGTGCAAATGAAGTTTGGAGGGCCGCACAATCCCGCTAGGCGCCCGAGCGTGCAAGAGCTTATCGACAAGACACAAGAAGCATTCCCACATGATTGTTATAGAGCAGTACCAGGCGAGGGTGGCTTTCGCGGATCTCCCCCCGAAATTTACTTCAAGTACATCAAGCAGCGTGGAGTTGCAGTGGAGGCTAACCACCCCTATTGCGGCCAACGAACTTCGACACCAACTCCACCTGATTCCCCTCGTATTAGGTTTCAGGACTATACGGTTAAGAGGAGAAGGCAGCCAGGGACGGATTCCCCGGATTTCGATATTCAGCCCATCATTCGCGAACAGCCGATTGTCGGGGTTTTAACAGCATATGAATCTCTCGGTCCACATAGGGAG gGTGTTTATCAAGGAGCCAAAGATGAAGATGATGCAAAAACTGCTGGGGGGCATGCAGTTGTCATTTTTGGATATGGAACTGAAAACTGTCAAGATTATTATTGGATCCAGAATACCTGGGGACCTGAATGGGGGGATAATGGAATTGCCAAAGTCTCAGCACATCTCTTCATCTATTTTGTCTATCCAGACCTGGAGGGTATCTCCATTCAgg aaccTAGAGAGGGGAGCGCATGA
- the LOC131324570 gene encoding major allergen Pru ar 1-like, with product MAPITYDMEVTSSIPPAKMFKAFVLDGDTLIPKVLPQAIKSVETLQGDGGAGTIKLTTFGEGSQHKCVKHKVDALDKENYTYSYSIIEGDALDGFESISYHIKIVASPDGGSICKNRSIYCPKGDNKVTEEEIKAGKEKASSIFKAVEAYILAHPDC from the exons ATGGCTCCCATCACTTACGATATGGAGGTCACTTCCTCAATCCCGCCCGCCAAGATGTTCAAGGCCTTTGTCCTTGACGGCGACACCCTCATCCCCAAGGTCCTCCCACAGGCCATCAAGAGTGTGGAAACCCTCCAAGGAGATGGCGGAGCTGGAACCATCAAGCTCACCACTTTCGGCGAAG GTAGCCAACACAAGTGTGTGAAACACAAGGTTGATGCTCTCGACAAAGAGAACTATACATACAGTTACAGCATCATCGAAGGTGATGCTTTGGACGGTTTCGAGTCAATCTCTTACCACATCAAGATCGTAGCCTCTCCCGATGGAGGATCCATCTGCAAGAACAGGAGCATCTACTGCCCCAAAGGTGATAACAAGGTCACAGAAGAGGAAATCAAGGCTGGCAAAGAGAAGGCTTCAAGCATCTTCAAGGCTGTTGAGGCCTACATCTTGGCACATCCCGATTGCTAA
- the LOC131324565 gene encoding uncharacterized protein LOC131324565, whose translation MSDFLEPGQTATGTNDEEVRRTEVNFGKDLLGEERKKNEQKENYDPPPPQHHTWCYLTSTQLQDYNKRFEESGGYDVGDVPYDAVDIPIKPVCLDSPKLLERMEKYSNLALEEHNRHNDTKYEFVKVLKATFSTGGARRYFITFQIKDMADPGSPTLNSYRARVYDGFKSETIVEFCAPEP comes from the exons ATGTCTGATTTTCTTGAACCGGGTCAAACTGCAACTGGGACGAATGATGAAGAAGTCAGACGTACGGAAGTTAACTTTGGAAAAGATCTATTAGGggaggagagaaagaagaacGAACAGAAGGAGAATTAtgatccaccaccaccacagcaCCATACTTGGTGCTATCTTACATCCACGCAACTGCAGGATTACAACAAGAGGTTTGAAGAGAGTGGG GGGTACGATGTTGGGGATGTTCCGTATGATGCTGTCGATATTCCTATTAAACCAGTTTGCCTGGACAGCCCGAAGCTATTGGAGAGGATGGAAAAGTACTCAAACTTAGCTCTTGAAGAGCACAACAGACATAac GATACAAAGTACGAGTTTGTGAAGGTCCTCAAGGCAACCTTCAGTACAGGTGGTGCTCGGCGCTACTTCATTACATTTCAGATCAAGGATATGGCTGATCCTGGTTCTCCCACTCTCAACTCATACCGAGCCAGAGTGTACGATGGTTTTAAGAGTGAAACAATCGTCGAGTTCTGCGCACCTGAACCATAA
- the LOC131324568 gene encoding major allergen Pru ar 1-like, producing the protein MGVVKISQSFKTKVTPSRMFRALILDSHNLCPKLMFSSIKSIDLVEGNGEAGSIKQMNFTEASPLKYVKLRIDELDKEKFTCKYTFIEVEGLMETIESISYDVKFEPYGYTGCVCKMTSEYKTKPDVEIKEEDIEHGKDRAIGMYEVVEAYLLAHPHAYE; encoded by the exons ATGGGTGTAGTCAAAATCAGTCAATCTTTCAAAACCAAAGTGACTCCAAGCAGGATGTTCAGGGCCTTGATCCTTGATTCCCACAACCTGTGTCCAAAACTCATGTTTTCATCAATAAAGAGCATTGATTTGGTTGAAGGAAATGGCGAGGCTGGAAGCATCAAGCAGATGAATTTCACTGAAG CTAGCCCTCTGAAATATGTGAAACTTCGGATAGACGAGCTGGACAAGGAGAAATTCACATGCAAGTACACCTTCATCGAAGTCGAAGGCTTGATGGAGACGATCGAATCCATCAGTTACGACGTCAAGTTCGAGCCATACGGATACACCGGATGTGTCTGTAAGATGACGAGCGagtacaaaaccaaaccggACGTGGAGATCAAAGAGGAAGATATTGAGCATGGGAAAGACAGAGCCATTGGAATGTATGAAGTTGTTGAAGCCTATCTCTTGGCACACCCCCATGCCTATGAATGA
- the LOC131324569 gene encoding major allergen Pru av 1-like: protein MGVVTVTEDISSPIPAARLFKALILDADNLMPKIAPQAIKNIETIEGDGGPGSIKQMNFAEGSHFKYVKHKIDALDKEKLTYAYTLIEGDALMDKLESISYEVKLEPSPNGGCIGKNISTYHTKPGVEIKEEEIKAGKAQASGIFKAVEAYLIANPDTYV, encoded by the exons ATGGGTGTTGTCACAGTCACTGAAGATATCTCCAGCCCAATCCCAGCAGCAAGGCTCTTCAAGGCTCTGATCCTCGATGCCGACAACCTAATGCCCAAAATTGCCCCCCAAGCCATTAAAAACATCGAAACAATCGAAGGAGATGGAGGCCCTGGCAGCATCAAGCAAATGAACTTTGCGGAAG GAAGTCATTTCAAATACGTGAAGCACAAGATCGATGCATTGGACAAGGAAAAGTTGACTTACGCATATACGTTGATTGAAGGCGATGCTTTGATGGATAAGCTTGAGTCCATTTCTTATGAGGTGAAGCTCGAGCCATCTCCCAATGGTGGGTGCATTGGTAAGAACATTAGCacgtaccataccaaaccaggCGTTGAGATCAAAGAGGAGGAAATCAAGGCCGGGAAAGCGCAGGCGTCGGGCATTTTCAAGGCCGTGGAAGCTTATCTCATAGCGAACCCCGACACCTATGTTTGA